CTCCCGCAGGCCGGCCACCGACGGCACACACACGTGGCCGCTCTCACGCGCCTGACCATACACGAGCTGGTCGTAGATCTCGTCCGACAACACCATGAGGTCGTGCTCCTCCACCACTTCCGCAATCGCCTCGAGCGACTTACGGGACAGCACCGCGCCCGTCGGGTTGTTCGGGTAACCCAGAAATAGCATCTTCGTACGCGGCGTGATCCGAGACGCGATGTCTTCCGCCGTCACCTGGAACTGGTGCTCGACCGACGTGGGCACGTACACCACTTCGCCACCGGCGAACTGCGCCGTTGGACCGTAGGATACGAAACAGGGTTCGGGGATGAGGACCTCGTCGCCGGGGTCGACCAGCGCCAGCATGGCGAGCAGCATCGCCTCGCTCACCCCCACCGTCACGATGATCTCGGTTTTAGGGTCGTACGATACACCATAACGGCTTTTAAGATCGGCTGCGATCAACTCGCGTAATTCAAGCAGCCCGCTGTTCGCCGTGTAGCCCGTTTTCCCATCTCGCAAGCCCTGCATGGCGGCGTCGATGATCGGTTTCGGGGATACAAAATCCGGCTCGCCAATGCCGAGGGAGATGACATTTTCCATCGTCGCGGCGATTTCGAAATACCGGCGGATGCCGCTCGGTTTAACCTCGCGACCGCGTCTGGAGAGTTTGTCGGTAAGCGTGGGTCGAGAAGGTGCAATAGCCATGGCCGTATGCTGGGAACGGGATGGTGTGAGATATGAAAGCGGAACAGGAGCCGGGATCACCCGACACGTGCAAACGTTGTGAGATGTTCCTTCTCGCGCCCGCCGCCGGCGGGGCTAATATACGCCCTCCACGAGGAACGCGCATCGCTCGGGCCGGTACACCGCTCCGTTTCCGGCGTCCTTGTATTCTTAAGCCAGCGTACGAACCCAATCGAGAGTTATGGCTACTTCGTTCAAAAATTACATCGGCGGTCAATGGCAGGATGCCGCGGACAACGCCACGTTTGTCGATACCAACCCGGCCCGCTCGGCGGACGTCATCGGTCGTTTTCCCCTCTCGGGCGAGCGGGATGTCGACGCAGCCGTGCGCGCGGCGCAGGAAGCGTTTGTGACCTGGCGACGGATGCCGGCGCCGCAGCGGGGCGACTATCTGAAGCGCATCGGGGACCTGCTCACCGAGCGCAAGGACGCCATCGCCTTCGAGATGACCCGGGAGATGGGCAAAACGTTCACCGAGACGAAGGGAGACGTTCAGGAAGCCATCGACACCGCCTACTACGCGGCGTCGGAAACGCGGCGCCTCTTCGGGCACACCGTGCCGAGCGAGCTGCCGAACAAGTTCAACATGAGCATCCGACGGCCCGTGGGCGTCATCGGCGTCATCACGGCCTGGAATTTCCCGGTGGCCGTGCCCACCTGGAAGATGTTTCCCGCCATCGCCGCCGGCAACACGGTAGTCTTTAAGCCCAGCGAGGACGCGCCCCACAGCG
The DNA window shown above is from Rhodothermales bacterium and carries:
- a CDS encoding aminotransferase class I/II-fold pyridoxal phosphate-dependent enzyme — protein: MAIAPSRPTLTDKLSRRGREVKPSGIRRYFEIAATMENVISLGIGEPDFVSPKPIIDAAMQGLRDGKTGYTANSGLLELRELIAADLKSRYGVSYDPKTEIIVTVGVSEAMLLAMLALVDPGDEVLIPEPCFVSYGPTAQFAGGEVVYVPTSVEHQFQVTAEDIASRITPRTKMLFLGYPNNPTGAVLSRKSLEAIAEVVEEHDLMVLSDEIYDQLVYGQARESGHVCVPSVAGLRERTVLLGGFSKNHAMTGWRIGYVCAPREIAAALYKLHQYVVMSAPTLGQIGAVAALKYCADDVETMRQAYDSRRRLIVDGFRHAGMPTFEPEGAFYCFPDIRSTGFTSEEFAQKLLEEERVAVVPGDAFGPSGAGYVRCSYATAYDKIEEAVRRITRFAQRHQA